Proteins encoded by one window of Actinocorallia herbida:
- a CDS encoding acyl-CoA dehydrogenase, with amino-acid sequence MAIGLTEEHEDLAESVRGLAERHVTQAVLRAALDADEETRPAFWRHLAEQGLLGLHLAEEHGGQGFGLLELAVVTEELGRAAAPGPFVPTVLASSVIAASSNAKAHALLPGLADGSVTAAVVLGGGFTGTRDGDTVVVDGVAETVLGAGLADLIVLDAGGEWVVVEAAELTVTARPSLDRVRRSGRVEAAGVRVSAERVLDGVTGQAVSDLAAVLFGAEAAGVGQWAVTTASEYAKVREQFGRPIGQFQGVKHKAARMLISLEQSRAAVWDAARAVGDGAADAHFAASVAAVIAPAAIAQIARDAVQILGGIGFTWEHDAHIYLRRALTLKALSASASDAAAEVADLALAGGRREVELELDDDTAPVRERIRAEVAELAAITDKAELNTKMGDEGWTVPHFPQPWGRGADPIEQILIQQELRAAKVKAPNLVIGAWLVPSLVAYGTEEQKERFLRPTLRGQIIWCQLFSEPGAGSDLAALSMKAEKVEGGFKLTGQKIWTSVAHIAEWGFCIARTNPEAPKHAGITYFLVNMKSPGVDVRPLREMTGEALFNEVFLDEVFVPDDCVVGEVDKGWQVARNTLSNERVSLSTGGGMGMGVPELLGWFKGKELGTIAKAEVGRLIAQGQSIDLLGLRTTLKQLSGVNPGAEASVRKLLGVQFNQDVADYCFASQGELAALEEPMAATGIVARAMLFSRAMTIYGGTTEVQLNIIGERLLGLPRDPEPGK; translated from the coding sequence ATGGCCATCGGGCTGACCGAGGAGCACGAGGACCTGGCGGAGTCCGTACGAGGGCTGGCCGAGCGCCATGTGACGCAGGCCGTCCTCCGCGCCGCGCTGGACGCCGACGAGGAGACCCGTCCGGCGTTCTGGCGGCACCTCGCCGAGCAGGGCCTGCTCGGCCTGCACCTGGCGGAGGAGCACGGCGGCCAGGGCTTCGGCCTGCTGGAACTCGCCGTGGTCACCGAGGAGCTGGGCCGCGCCGCTGCTCCCGGCCCCTTCGTGCCGACGGTGCTGGCCAGCTCCGTCATCGCCGCGTCGTCCAACGCCAAGGCGCACGCGCTGCTGCCGGGCCTGGCCGACGGCTCGGTCACCGCGGCCGTGGTCCTCGGCGGCGGCTTCACCGGCACCCGTGACGGCGACACGGTCGTCGTCGACGGCGTCGCGGAGACGGTCCTCGGCGCCGGCCTCGCCGACCTGATCGTGCTGGACGCGGGCGGCGAGTGGGTCGTCGTCGAGGCGGCCGAGCTGACGGTCACCGCCCGTCCGTCGCTGGACCGCGTCCGCCGCTCGGGCAGGGTCGAGGCGGCCGGCGTCCGGGTGAGCGCCGAGCGGGTGCTCGACGGCGTCACCGGCCAGGCCGTGTCGGACCTCGCCGCGGTGCTGTTCGGCGCCGAGGCCGCGGGCGTCGGCCAGTGGGCGGTCACCACCGCCTCGGAGTACGCCAAGGTCCGCGAGCAGTTCGGCCGCCCGATCGGCCAGTTCCAGGGCGTCAAGCACAAGGCCGCCCGGATGCTGATCAGCCTGGAGCAGTCGCGCGCCGCCGTCTGGGACGCCGCCCGCGCCGTCGGCGACGGTGCGGCCGACGCGCACTTCGCCGCCTCCGTCGCCGCGGTCATCGCGCCCGCCGCGATCGCCCAGATCGCCCGTGACGCGGTGCAGATCCTCGGCGGCATCGGCTTCACCTGGGAGCACGACGCGCACATCTACCTGCGCCGCGCCCTCACCCTCAAGGCCCTGTCGGCCTCCGCGTCCGACGCCGCCGCCGAGGTCGCCGACCTCGCCCTGGCCGGCGGCCGCCGCGAGGTGGAGCTGGAGCTGGACGACGACACCGCGCCGGTCCGCGAGCGGATCCGTGCCGAGGTCGCCGAGCTCGCCGCGATCACCGACAAGGCCGAGCTCAACACCAAGATGGGCGACGAGGGCTGGACCGTCCCGCACTTCCCCCAGCCGTGGGGCAGGGGCGCCGACCCGATCGAGCAGATCCTCATCCAGCAGGAGCTGCGGGCCGCCAAGGTCAAGGCGCCGAACCTGGTGATCGGCGCGTGGCTGGTGCCGTCCCTGGTCGCCTACGGCACCGAGGAGCAGAAGGAGCGCTTCCTGCGCCCGACGCTGCGCGGCCAGATCATCTGGTGCCAGCTCTTCTCCGAGCCCGGCGCCGGCTCCGACCTCGCCGCGCTGTCGATGAAGGCCGAGAAGGTCGAGGGCGGCTTCAAGCTGACCGGCCAGAAGATCTGGACCTCGGTCGCGCACATCGCCGAGTGGGGCTTCTGCATCGCCCGCACCAACCCCGAGGCGCCCAAGCACGCGGGCATCACCTACTTCCTGGTGAACATGAAGTCCCCGGGCGTGGACGTCCGGCCGCTGCGCGAGATGACCGGTGAGGCCCTGTTCAACGAGGTCTTCCTCGACGAGGTCTTCGTGCCGGACGACTGCGTCGTCGGCGAAGTCGACAAGGGCTGGCAGGTCGCCCGCAACACCCTGTCGAACGAGCGCGTGTCGCTGTCGACCGGCGGCGGCATGGGCATGGGCGTGCCGGAGCTGCTCGGCTGGTTCAAGGGCAAGGAGCTCGGCACGATCGCGAAGGCCGAGGTCGGCCGCCTGATCGCGCAGGGCCAGTCGATCGACCTCCTGGGCCTGCGCACCACCCTCAAGCAGCTGTCCGGGGTGAACCCGGGCGCCGAGGCGTCGGTCCGCAAGCTGCTGGGCGTGCAGTTCAACCAGGACGTCGCGGACTACTGCTTCGCGAGCCAGGGCGAGCTGGCGGCGCTGGAGGAGCCGATGGCGGCCACCGGCATCGTGGCGCGCGCGATGCTGTTCAGCCGGGCGATGACGATCTACGGCGGCACCACCGAGGTGCAGCTCAACATCATCGGCGAGCGGCTGCTGGGCCTCCCGCGCGATCCCGAGCCGGGCAAGTAG
- a CDS encoding AAA family ATPase has translation MTLFDSPAQVAEALAGVGYLPGPEIATTVFLADALGKPLLIEGPAGVGKTELAKAVAAATGAELIRLQCYEGLDEARALYEWNYKKQLLRIQAAGDRAWDDTHDDIFTDEFLLERPLLAAIRREDPTVLLIDETDKADVEVEGLLLEVLSDFQVTIPELGTITAKRRPFVVLTSNAARELSEALKRRCLYLHLEYPPMERERDIVLSRVPGIEEGLAEQIVKTIGALRGLEVKKAPSIAETIDWARTLLALGLDTLDAQAVKDTLGVVLKHVADQRRAVTELNLG, from the coding sequence ATGACCCTGTTCGACTCGCCGGCCCAGGTGGCCGAGGCCCTCGCGGGCGTCGGCTACCTGCCCGGACCCGAGATCGCCACCACCGTGTTCCTCGCGGACGCGCTCGGCAAGCCCCTGCTCATCGAGGGCCCCGCCGGGGTCGGCAAGACCGAGCTGGCCAAGGCGGTCGCCGCGGCCACCGGCGCCGAGCTGATCCGGCTCCAGTGCTACGAAGGACTGGACGAGGCCCGCGCGCTGTACGAGTGGAACTACAAGAAGCAGCTCCTGCGCATCCAGGCCGCCGGGGACCGGGCGTGGGACGACACCCACGACGACATCTTCACCGACGAGTTCCTGCTGGAGCGCCCCCTGCTGGCCGCGATCCGGCGGGAGGACCCGACGGTCCTGCTCATCGACGAGACCGACAAGGCCGACGTCGAGGTCGAGGGCCTGCTGCTGGAGGTCCTGTCGGACTTCCAGGTGACGATCCCGGAGCTCGGCACGATCACCGCGAAGCGGCGCCCGTTCGTCGTCCTCACCTCCAACGCGGCCCGCGAGCTGTCGGAGGCGCTCAAGCGGCGCTGCCTCTACCTCCACCTGGAGTACCCGCCGATGGAGCGCGAACGCGACATCGTGCTGTCGCGGGTGCCCGGGATCGAGGAGGGGCTCGCGGAGCAGATCGTCAAGACGATCGGGGCGCTGCGCGGCCTGGAGGTCAAGAAGGCCCCGTCGATCGCCGAGACCATCGACTGGGCGCGCACCCTCCTGGCCCTCGGCCTGGACACGCTCGACGCCCAGGCCGTCAAGGACACGCTCGGGGTCGTCCTCAAGCACGTCGCCGACCAGCGGCGGGCCGTCACCGAACTGAACCTGGGATGA
- a CDS encoding vWA domain-containing protein: MSLLDRHSGFVHALREAGLPVSVAEGLDAVRALGHLDLIDREGLRTAYAATLVKRPTHRPQFDLLFDLWFPAALGAGEGNADRDPAHRSGKPPALDPEVQAMRGELFELLLSGDEEAMRAFARMAVARYGRSPNGQSWFSSGVLRAMSADTLMASLLQAVLSERGGVEEAAARRMFRNRMGAFEQAVGTEVRRRIAEDTGVERTGRATVKPPLEQLDFNRATRTDLAELRRQVHPLARRLASRLAQRNRLGDRGRLDFRRTVRASLATGGVPLTTHFKPKRPHKPELVILCDASDSCQSFAHFTLLLTFALREQFTKVRAFAFIDSTDEITKYFAPGSDVVEAMRRMTREADLVWLTGRSNYGHAFKTFDDKYRDAVTSRTSLLILGDARSNYGPLALPIVRRMAETARHAYWLNPERPRDWDTGDSAASTYGDVIEMHECRNLTQLAEFVELLA, translated from the coding sequence ATGAGCCTCCTCGACCGGCACTCCGGTTTCGTGCACGCGCTGCGCGAGGCCGGACTGCCGGTCTCCGTCGCCGAAGGGCTCGACGCCGTCCGCGCGCTAGGGCACCTCGACCTCATCGACCGCGAAGGGCTGCGCACGGCCTACGCCGCGACGCTCGTCAAGCGGCCCACCCACCGGCCGCAGTTCGACCTGCTCTTCGACCTGTGGTTCCCCGCCGCGCTCGGCGCGGGCGAGGGCAACGCCGACCGCGACCCCGCGCACCGCTCCGGCAAGCCGCCCGCGCTCGACCCCGAGGTCCAGGCGATGCGCGGCGAACTGTTCGAGCTGCTGCTGTCCGGCGACGAGGAGGCGATGCGCGCGTTCGCCCGGATGGCCGTCGCCAGGTACGGCCGCAGCCCCAACGGGCAGAGCTGGTTCTCCTCCGGGGTGCTGCGCGCCATGTCGGCGGACACCCTCATGGCCTCGCTGCTCCAGGCCGTGCTCAGCGAGCGCGGCGGGGTGGAGGAGGCCGCCGCGCGGCGGATGTTCCGGAACCGGATGGGCGCGTTCGAGCAGGCCGTCGGCACCGAGGTGCGGCGCCGCATCGCCGAGGACACCGGGGTCGAGCGGACCGGCCGCGCCACCGTCAAACCGCCGCTGGAGCAGCTCGACTTCAACCGGGCGACCCGCACCGACCTCGCCGAACTGCGCCGCCAGGTGCACCCGCTGGCCCGTCGGCTGGCGTCCCGGCTCGCCCAGCGCAACCGGCTCGGCGACCGCGGCCGCCTGGACTTCCGCAGGACGGTCAGGGCCTCGCTGGCCACCGGCGGCGTCCCGCTCACCACGCATTTCAAGCCGAAGCGGCCGCACAAGCCCGAACTCGTCATCCTGTGCGACGCCAGCGACTCCTGCCAGTCCTTCGCGCACTTCACGCTGCTGCTCACCTTCGCGCTGCGCGAGCAGTTCACCAAGGTCCGCGCGTTCGCCTTCATCGACTCCACCGACGAGATCACCAAGTACTTCGCGCCGGGTTCCGACGTCGTCGAGGCGATGCGGCGGATGACGCGCGAGGCCGACCTGGTGTGGCTGACCGGGCGCAGCAACTACGGGCACGCCTTCAAGACCTTCGACGACAAGTACCGGGACGCCGTCACGTCGCGGACGTCCCTGCTCATCCTCGGGGACGCCCGCTCGAACTACGGCCCGCTGGCGCTGCCGATCGTGCGGCGGATGGCCGAGACCGCCCGGCACGCCTACTGGCTGAACCCCGAGCGGCCCCGCGACTGGGACACCGGCGACTCGGCGGCGAGCACCTACGGCGACGTGATCGAGATGCACGAGTGCCGCAACCTCACCCAGCTCGCGGAGTTCGTCGAACTGCTCGCCTGA
- a CDS encoding TetR/AcrR family transcriptional regulator produces MSDSRTRILDAAEELFAETGYDGTSTARIAEVAAVPKGLVFHYFPQKMDVLVTLVDERTAIEDAYAPDSEAADPAGALRRVAARLPLRASPRMRRILFREADTHRSVRDRLGGLNRELVSLARRALEAALPGARGDTARLEIAAATFATILLYHENLYHLTGDRIDPDAVADLLSRALS; encoded by the coding sequence TTGAGCGACTCACGCACACGGATCCTCGACGCGGCCGAGGAGCTGTTCGCCGAGACCGGCTACGACGGCACCTCCACCGCGCGGATAGCGGAGGTCGCCGCGGTGCCCAAGGGCCTGGTCTTCCACTACTTCCCGCAGAAGATGGACGTGCTGGTCACCCTCGTCGACGAGCGGACCGCCATCGAGGACGCCTACGCCCCCGACTCCGAGGCCGCCGACCCGGCCGGGGCGCTGCGCCGCGTCGCCGCCCGCCTGCCGCTGCGCGCCTCGCCCCGGATGCGCCGCATCCTGTTCCGGGAGGCCGACACCCACCGCAGCGTCCGCGACCGGCTCGGGGGGCTCAACCGCGAACTCGTCAGCCTGGCCCGCCGCGCGCTGGAGGCCGCGCTGCCCGGCGCGCGGGGCGACACCGCCCGGCTGGAGATCGCCGCCGCGACCTTCGCCACGATCCTGCTCTACCACGAGAACCTCTACCACCTCACCGGCGACCGCATCGACCCCGACGCCGTCGCCGATCTCCTGTCCCGCGCCCTCTCCTGA
- a CDS encoding SPW repeat protein, translating into MSVKFSYQAAVALVAGLAAVLAPDLWSDGAGREPLIVLGALLALTGLFGLLGRAGPSEWTVTAFAVLLFVAPWAWQFTGDDGAAWTAWIAGAVTVIVGLYATYAAPARAAAS; encoded by the coding sequence ATGTCGGTGAAGTTCTCCTACCAGGCCGCGGTGGCCCTCGTGGCCGGACTCGCGGCGGTGCTCGCGCCGGACCTGTGGTCCGACGGCGCGGGACGCGAACCCCTCATCGTGCTCGGCGCGCTGCTGGCGCTCACCGGGCTGTTCGGCCTGCTCGGCAGGGCGGGCCCCAGCGAGTGGACCGTGACGGCGTTCGCGGTACTGCTCTTCGTCGCGCCCTGGGCGTGGCAGTTCACAGGTGACGACGGTGCCGCCTGGACGGCATGGATCGCCGGAGCCGTCACGGTTATCGTCGGGCTGTACGCCACGTACGCGGCGCCGGCGCGGGCCGCCGCGAGCTGA
- a CDS encoding PadR family transcriptional regulator: MRPAPLSEPTYHVLAALQDGPLHGYAIIKRAETDSGGRVRLAVGTLYGALDRLADRGLIALDREETVSGRPRRYFRLTGEGTAALHAEAARLEAAARVVLRRGPAPFTSPA, encoded by the coding sequence ATGAGACCAGCGCCCCTGAGCGAGCCGACATACCACGTCCTGGCCGCCCTCCAGGACGGCCCCCTGCACGGCTACGCCATCATCAAACGCGCCGAGACCGACTCCGGCGGCCGGGTCCGCCTCGCCGTCGGCACCCTGTACGGCGCGCTCGACCGGCTCGCCGACCGCGGCCTGATCGCCCTCGACCGCGAGGAGACCGTCAGCGGCCGCCCCCGCCGCTATTTCCGGCTCACCGGCGAGGGCACGGCCGCCCTGCACGCCGAGGCCGCCCGCCTGGAGGCCGCCGCCCGCGTCGTCCTCCGCCGCGGTCCCGCGCCCTTCACCTCCCCCGCCTGA
- a CDS encoding GNAT family N-acetyltransferase — MNEQNTTAPVVSLRGLRPGDLGWVTWRHAVYYHAALGWDTTYETLIARITAAYGERHDPVRERAWIAEVDGEPVGSVFCVKADRPGEVAQLRLLLLEEKARGLGIGGRLVDACLDFARAAGYREMVLWTVAGLDASRHLYVKAGFQIESEGPERLFGDDVIAQWWHLDL, encoded by the coding sequence GTGAACGAGCAGAACACCACGGCCCCCGTCGTCTCCCTTCGCGGTCTGCGTCCCGGCGACCTCGGCTGGGTCACCTGGCGGCACGCCGTGTACTACCACGCCGCCCTGGGCTGGGACACGACGTACGAGACCCTCATCGCAAGGATCACCGCGGCCTACGGCGAGCGGCACGACCCCGTACGGGAGCGCGCTTGGATCGCCGAGGTGGACGGGGAGCCCGTCGGCAGCGTCTTCTGCGTCAAGGCCGACCGGCCGGGCGAGGTCGCCCAACTGCGCCTGCTCCTGCTGGAGGAGAAGGCGCGCGGCCTCGGGATCGGGGGGCGGCTCGTCGACGCCTGCCTGGACTTCGCCCGCGCGGCCGGATACCGGGAGATGGTCCTGTGGACGGTCGCGGGCCTGGACGCGTCCCGCCACCTGTACGTCAAGGCGGGATTCCAGATCGAGTCGGAGGGTCCCGAGCGGCTGTTCGGCGATGACGTGATCGCCCAGTGGTGGCACCTCGACCTGTGA
- a CDS encoding AAA family ATPase: MPEERRELVFPRGSLVLVAGLPGAGKSTLLRRIYGLTDDERTPVEADGALVIDSRQARNTCAPYLRPVPARARIPFVYALHVWRIGRAVLAGRAVVAHTRGTWPLLTRAFARLAARAGHETHVILLDVPPEIALEGQHKRGRTVTPVTFARQVRRWREVLERARHGRLTVAASAMVLDRAEADRVERIRFR, translated from the coding sequence ATGCCAGAGGAACGGCGGGAGCTGGTGTTCCCGCGGGGATCGCTGGTCCTGGTGGCCGGGCTGCCCGGCGCGGGCAAGAGCACGCTGCTGCGCCGGATCTACGGGCTCACCGACGACGAGCGCACGCCGGTCGAGGCGGACGGCGCCCTCGTGATCGACTCGCGCCAGGCGCGGAACACGTGCGCGCCGTACCTCCGGCCGGTTCCGGCGCGGGCGCGCATCCCCTTCGTCTACGCGCTGCACGTGTGGCGGATCGGCCGGGCCGTCCTGGCCGGGCGGGCGGTGGTCGCGCACACCCGCGGCACCTGGCCGCTGCTGACCCGCGCCTTCGCCCGGCTCGCCGCCCGCGCCGGGCACGAGACCCATGTGATCCTCCTGGACGTCCCGCCGGAGATCGCCCTCGAAGGGCAGCACAAGCGGGGCAGGACCGTGACCCCGGTCACGTTCGCGCGGCAGGTGCGGCGCTGGCGCGAGGTGCTGGAGCGGGCCCGGCACGGGCGGCTCACCGTCGCCGCGTCGGCCATGGTGCTGGACCGGGCCGAGGCCGACCGGGTGGAGCGCATCAGGTTCCGCTGA
- a CDS encoding MBL fold metallo-hydrolase, whose product MSYTGDVAVGGPADIRELLPGLTVAKLAVGPYDNNAYLLRDTASGEQLLIDAAAEADRLLELIGDRPLNRIVTTHRHQDHWQALAEVARATSAAVTAHPHDAEPLPVPVTEPVEHGDTITLGEHALEVIHLRGHTPGSIALLLRAPARPHLFTGDSLFPGGVGNTWGDAKLFDRLLTDVTERVFEVLPDETWFYPGHGKDSTLGRERPSVPHWRERGW is encoded by the coding sequence ATGAGCTACACCGGAGACGTCGCCGTCGGCGGTCCCGCCGACATCCGGGAGCTGCTGCCCGGCCTGACCGTGGCGAAGCTCGCCGTCGGCCCGTACGACAACAACGCCTACCTGCTGCGGGACACCGCCTCTGGCGAGCAGCTGCTCATCGACGCCGCGGCGGAGGCCGACCGGCTGCTCGAGCTGATCGGCGACCGGCCGCTGAACCGGATCGTCACCACCCACCGCCACCAGGACCACTGGCAGGCGCTCGCGGAGGTCGCCCGCGCCACCAGCGCCGCGGTGACCGCGCACCCGCACGACGCCGAGCCGCTGCCCGTCCCGGTCACCGAGCCGGTCGAGCACGGCGACACGATCACGCTGGGCGAGCACGCCCTCGAGGTCATCCACCTGCGCGGCCACACTCCGGGCTCGATCGCCCTGCTGCTGCGAGCCCCCGCGCGGCCGCACCTGTTCACCGGAGACAGCCTGTTCCCCGGCGGCGTCGGGAACACCTGGGGCGACGCCAAGCTCTTCGACCGGCTCCTCACCGACGTCACCGAACGGGTGTTCGAGGTACTGCCGGACGAGACCTGGTTCTATCCGGGCCACGGCAAGGACTCCACGCTCGGCCGCGAGCGCCCGTCCGTCCCGCACTGGCGCGAACGCGGCTGGTGA
- a CDS encoding maleylpyruvate isomerase family mycothiol-dependent enzyme yields MHDWRAVLGEVVASQERLERTLAGLDEPALRAPSPLEGWTRGHVARHVARNADSYSRLLEWAATGVVTPQYPSAEARETEIEAGAHLPHAVLVADVRESAARLHALARALPDDRWDAPVAALGGWSHPAWYTLYRRWREVEVHHVDLAAGYTVEDWPRSYLRWELTESLPMLRGAVPYSRITATDPDLAVELGGPGPGLRAPASELLGWVTGRSPSPHAPVPPWPYPAATDGSKA; encoded by the coding sequence ATGCACGACTGGCGCGCCGTGCTCGGGGAGGTCGTCGCCTCCCAGGAGCGGCTGGAACGGACCCTGGCAGGACTCGACGAGCCCGCGCTGCGCGCGCCGTCACCGCTGGAGGGCTGGACGCGCGGCCATGTCGCGCGGCACGTGGCGCGCAACGCCGACTCCTACTCCCGGCTGCTGGAGTGGGCGGCCACCGGCGTCGTCACCCCGCAGTACCCGAGCGCCGAGGCCCGCGAGACGGAGATCGAGGCGGGCGCGCACCTGCCGCACGCGGTGCTCGTCGCCGACGTGCGGGAGTCCGCGGCGCGGCTGCACGCGCTGGCCCGCGCGCTGCCCGACGACCGCTGGGACGCCCCCGTGGCGGCTCTGGGGGGCTGGTCGCATCCGGCCTGGTACACGCTGTACCGGCGCTGGCGCGAGGTCGAGGTCCACCATGTCGACCTCGCCGCGGGCTACACCGTAGAAGACTGGCCGCGGTCCTATCTGCGCTGGGAGCTGACGGAGTCCCTGCCGATGCTGCGCGGCGCCGTGCCGTACTCCCGGATCACCGCCACGGACCCCGACCTCGCCGTGGAGCTGGGCGGGCCGGGTCCCGGGCTGCGCGCTCCGGCGTCAGAACTGCTGGGCTGGGTGACGGGCAGGAGTCCTTCGCCGCACGCCCCCGTACCACCCTGGCCGTATCCGGCCGCCACCGATGGGAGCAAGGCATGA
- a CDS encoding methylated-DNA--[protein]-cysteine S-methyltransferase — translation MQSFGWTLLQTPIGPLLLAETETGLVAVRFHAHDPAREVAVLAERLGRAPARGGAREASAQLSAYFAEDLTEFGLPLDWRLVTGFSRHVLRELDASVPYGQVISYGDLAERAGSPDAARAVGAAMGANPLPVVVPCHRVVGGGGLGGFGGGRATKEALLSLEGSLPAPLF, via the coding sequence GTGCAGTCTTTCGGGTGGACCCTGCTCCAGACGCCGATCGGTCCGCTTCTGCTCGCGGAGACCGAGACGGGACTCGTCGCCGTGCGCTTCCACGCGCACGACCCGGCGCGGGAGGTCGCGGTCCTCGCCGAACGCCTCGGCCGCGCGCCGGCGCGCGGCGGCGCACGGGAGGCGTCCGCGCAGCTCTCCGCCTATTTCGCCGAGGACCTCACCGAGTTCGGCCTGCCGCTGGACTGGCGGCTCGTCACCGGCTTCTCCCGGCACGTCCTGCGCGAGCTGGACGCCTCGGTCCCGTACGGCCAGGTGATCTCCTACGGCGACCTCGCCGAGCGCGCGGGCTCGCCCGACGCGGCCCGTGCCGTCGGCGCCGCCATGGGCGCCAATCCGCTGCCCGTCGTCGTCCCCTGCCACCGCGTCGTCGGCGGCGGCGGCCTGGGCGGCTTCGGCGGCGGCCGCGCCACCAAGGAGGCACTCCTCTCCCTGGAAGGCTCCCTGCCGGCGCCCCTCTTCTGA
- a CDS encoding M28 family peptidase: protein MQLPRRRRALAAAAVAVTLSAAPSAACAQRGDPVLSAAGAVRVDTVRAHLKALARIADAHGGTRAAGTPGYAASRDYLIEQLREAGYRPVVQEFDVPYFREDKPAELIRTGPAELTYTPTGTDAAVAGDFTTMTYSGSGDVTAPVRAVDAEAPAAGKASTSGCETADFAGFGRGEIALLRRGTCPFHTKAKHAQDAGAAAVVIFNDGGAKHTDAVSGTLGEPGKVTVPVLGASAAVGGDLAAPGTTARIVTATTSSRRTTWNVLAETDQGAADRVVMVGAHFDSVPEGPGINDNGSGAAALLEVARYAREQPARNRLRFAWWGAEELGLLGSAHYVDALSAAERAKIRVYLNHDMIASPNHVYGIYDGDDSDRTGEGPGPEGSGRIEQVYADYFDTAGLPHQGSDFTGRSDYGPFIARGIPSGGLFTGAEGRKTEAEAARFGGTAGQPYDACYHRACDTLDNLNTTALGVNLRAMAHTALAFAAAADLPARAPKVVERSAATTP from the coding sequence ATGCAGTTGCCCCGACGCCGCCGGGCGCTGGCCGCCGCCGCCGTCGCCGTGACTCTCTCCGCGGCGCCTTCCGCGGCGTGCGCGCAGCGCGGCGACCCGGTGCTCTCCGCCGCGGGGGCGGTCCGGGTGGACACGGTGCGGGCGCATCTGAAGGCGCTCGCCCGGATCGCCGACGCCCACGGCGGCACCCGCGCGGCGGGCACGCCCGGATACGCCGCCTCCCGCGACTACCTCATCGAGCAGCTCCGCGAGGCCGGGTACCGGCCGGTCGTGCAGGAGTTCGACGTCCCGTACTTCCGCGAGGACAAGCCCGCCGAGTTGATCCGGACCGGCCCCGCCGAGCTGACCTACACCCCGACCGGCACGGACGCCGCGGTCGCCGGGGATTTCACGACGATGACGTACTCGGGTTCCGGCGACGTGACCGCCCCGGTGCGGGCCGTCGACGCCGAGGCGCCCGCCGCAGGCAAGGCGAGCACCTCGGGCTGCGAGACCGCCGACTTCGCAGGGTTCGGCCGCGGCGAGATCGCGCTGCTGCGGCGCGGCACCTGCCCGTTCCACACCAAGGCGAAGCACGCCCAGGACGCGGGCGCGGCGGCCGTGGTGATCTTCAACGACGGCGGCGCGAAGCACACCGACGCCGTCTCCGGCACCCTCGGCGAGCCCGGGAAGGTCACCGTCCCGGTCCTCGGCGCGTCCGCGGCCGTCGGCGGGGACCTCGCGGCGCCGGGCACTACCGCCCGGATCGTCACCGCGACGACGAGCAGCCGGCGGACCACCTGGAACGTGCTGGCCGAGACCGACCAGGGCGCCGCCGACCGCGTCGTCATGGTGGGCGCGCACTTCGACAGCGTGCCCGAGGGTCCCGGCATCAACGACAACGGCTCGGGCGCGGCCGCGCTCCTCGAGGTGGCCAGGTACGCGCGGGAGCAGCCGGCCCGCAACCGGCTGCGGTTCGCCTGGTGGGGCGCGGAGGAGCTCGGCCTGCTCGGCTCCGCGCACTATGTGGACGCGCTGAGCGCCGCGGAGCGCGCGAAGATCCGGGTCTACCTCAACCACGACATGATCGCCTCGCCCAACCACGTCTACGGCATCTACGACGGCGACGACTCCGACCGCACGGGCGAGGGCCCGGGGCCGGAGGGCTCGGGCCGCATCGAGCAGGTCTACGCCGACTACTTCGACACCGCGGGCCTGCCGCACCAGGGCAGCGACTTCACCGGACGGTCCGACTACGGCCCGTTCATCGCCCGGGGCATCCCGTCGGGCGGCCTGTTCACCGGCGCCGAGGGCCGCAAGACCGAGGCCGAGGCCGCCAGGTTCGGCGGTACCGCGGGACAGCCCTACGACGCCTGCTACCACCGCGCCTGCGACACCCTGGACAACCTCAACACCACGGCTCTGGGCGTCAACCTGCGGGCGATGGCCCACACCGCCCTCGCCTTCGCCGCGGCCGCGGACCTGCCCGCGCGGGCGCCCAAGGTCGTCGAACGCTCCGCCGCGACGACGCCCTGA